The Salvia miltiorrhiza cultivar Shanhuang (shh) chromosome 1, IMPLAD_Smil_shh, whole genome shotgun sequence genome has a window encoding:
- the LOC130995534 gene encoding uncharacterized protein LOC130995534 gives MDAVLQQPEKRVLRSNAKVTGGVQPFVKGRTAMTTTSKKNASRKSGLDVVQEKLNAAHAAGRKPRDFIIDKETSPPIRTMANVATKSWAEEVENEENSSLDGILEPKKDVSKVPLHFWKSINVVSIHQNSRIDMSPNIWVLANPIVNISLVFSSNQVVILDCCWSSRTFRAAFVHGDCSTVGRRYLWLELLTNVVDNMFFIGDFNVVKGAHERKSDCLPNASACREFCDFIDASGFIESNTSGLFYTWCGRRNLPSHVESVLDRCLYSKGFATMWNSLNTHVLPRIASDHSPIILQCQENAAPRRRNFKFLDMWLSHPDFHDFMQASWQSPTNSTCPLFNVMAKLKRFRTELKVWNKQVFGNIDDGISQLQESLTKIQLKIADEGYSDSLFDQEVAAQARIGTLLTRKSNLLQQKSRVRWLKDGDRNTSFFHKSYRMRRKNLTLSQLKIDGVDTFEQDVISSHIVDFFSKLFSEVTTNTVLVQDIQHIVEVTVNQKQNENLSGIPEEDEIKAAVFDLASDSAAGPDGFSGIFFQNCWDTIKDDIVVAARTFFVKNYLPQGLNSNTLILIPKKEVVETVADLRPIILSNFFFKVLSKILATRLSSVAADSVTHNQFGFIRGRLIHDCIMLGSEGVNCMNRTCKGMNMACKVDIKKAYDTMSWNFIMCAMQAMGYDQTFLGWIATIFSSARLSILYNGKLCGYFPCSRGVRQGDPLSPIIFGIAEDVLSRLFLKAVAAGQIEPMRMCRGHLFPTHLLYADDILIFCKATMKNARAIRDILQFYGSLSGQICSKEKSRLFFAKGVSPYYKRQISRVLGFPCGSLPMIYLGAPLFVGRPKASHLAAIKDRIICKFSRWNGLHLSMAGRLCLVKSVVQSSIVHTMMIYKWPRSLIQEIDAACRNFIWSGDIRKRPKHAVSWDRVCGIKEEGGLGVRSFIMMNEAFLMKLAWKVILGSQFGFNIMKSRYLNSLGRPRNMALASSVWGGVKQLIPELINDSYCLLGRGQSVYFWHDDWLGYAIADKVNIPSFMRHRLQQTVSDYLYDGVWHFDQEFVDEFPDIVYDILLLPIGNEEDVRLWKPSIHGEVTSALAFASRCNRFPRVSWGTWIWERFIPVRRSITCWRVILNRLPILDKMIKQGVIMPNYCSFCFGDAENLDHIHWDCSKVRPIWRDLLSWFGLEEGLASHGIHELLVFAWTVQLSSQIKKFWKLGVISLIWALWTARNKCHFDDKVFVHQEILVFIKAAFIEVDNSFPKMGHMDNKWKDYLVIRKMGVRPRMRSPPEMTSVYWSPPAHLWLKVNTDGSAMGAPGRICAGGVFRDWRGFVRGCFHVEGGLGFAFEAELLGVISAIQLAHHCGWNKLWLEADSSEGNVPADIMASPHTPEGWWPFGVDWIRDAVVVGAPGLGAFTLFGEASGYGRGQELLSSSEAREDDQLTSGGASVWE, from the exons atGGACGCGGTCCTGCAGCAGCCGGAAAAAAGGGTTCTTCGATCGAATGCTAAGGTTACCGGAGGAGTCCAACCCTTCGTGAAGGGGAGGACTGCGATGACTACTACTAGTAAGAAGAACGCTTCCAGAAAATCAGGTTTGGACGTGGTACAGGAGAAACTTAACGCCGCACATGCAGCGGGCAGAAAACCTCGGGATTTTATTATTGACAAAGAAACTAGCCCGCCAATACGCACAATGGCCAATGTGGCAACTAAAAGTTGGGCGGAAGAAGTTGAGAACGAGGAAAACTCCTCGTTGGATG GTATTTTGGAACCAAAGAAAGATGTTTCGAAAGTTCCGTTACATTTTTGGAAGTCGATTAACGTCGTTTCTATTCACCAGAATTCTCGGATTGATATGAGTCCTAACATTTGGGTACTGGCAAATCCGATTGTCAATATTTCTTTGGTTTTTTCTTCCAATCAAGTGGTGATTCTTGACTGTTGTTGGTCCTCTCGTACGTTCCGCGCGGCGTTCGTGCATGGGGACTGCTCCACGGTTGGGAGGAGATACCTTTGGTTGGAGCTTCTCACGAATGTGGTGGACAACATGTTTTTCATTGGTGACTTCAACGTGGTAAAGGGTGCGCATGAGCGTAAGAGTGATTGTCTTCCAAATGCCTCCGCTTGTAGGGAGTTCTGTGACTTCATTGACGCCTCGGGTTTTATTGAGTCGAACACTTCTGGGCTTTTTTACACATGGTGTGGCAGGCGAAATCTCCCTTCGCATGTGGAATCAGTTTTGGATCGTTGTCTCTACTCCAAGGGTTTTGCGACAATGTGGAATTCGTTGAATACCCACGTTCTTCCTCGTATTGCCTCTGATCATTCACCTATCATTTTGCAATGCCAAGAGAATGCggccccaagaagaagaaacttTAAGTTTTTGGATATGTGGCTTTCGCACCCGGATTTCCATGATTTTATGCAGGCTTCCTGGCAGTCGCCGACGAACTCTACTTGCCCTCTTTTTAACGTTATGGCAAAGCTTAAACGGTTTCGTACCGAGCTCAAGGTCTGGAATAAACAAGTTTTTGGGAATATCGATGATGGAATTTCTCAACTACAGGAGTCGCTGACAAAAATTCAGTTGAAGATAGCAGATGAAGGTTACTCTGATTCGCTTTTTGACCAAGAAGTCGCGGCCCAGGCGAGGATTGGCACTTTGCTTACACGTAAGAGTAATCTCTTGCAACAGAAAAGCAGAGTTCGATGGCTTAAAGATGGTGACAGGAACACGAGTTTTTTCCATAAGTCTTACAGGATGAGACGCAAGAATCTGACTCTTTCTCAACTAAAGATTGATGGTGTTGATACCTTTGAGCAGGACGTTATCTCCTCACACATTGTGGATTTTTTCTCAAAACTTTTTTCCGAAGTTACGACGAACACTGTTCTAGTGCAGGATATTCAACATATTGTGGAAGTCACGGTGAATCAAAAACAGAACGAGAATCTGAGCGGTATTCCTGAGGAAGATGAGATTAAAGCGGCGGTTTTTGATTTGGCGAGCGATAGTGCTGCTGGACCGGATGGCTTCTCTGGCATTTTCTTCCAGAATTGCTGGGACACCATCAAAGATGATATTGTGGTCGCCGCCAGGACTTTTTTCGTGAAGAACTATCTGCCGCAGGGCCTGAACTCTAATACGTTGATCCTCATCCCTAAAAAAGAAGTGGTGGAAACGGTTGCTGATCTGAGGCCGATTATCCTCTCCAATTTCTTTTTTAAGGTTCTTTCTAAAATTCTTGCTACTCGGCTTAGCTCTGTGGCAGCTGATAGTGTGACTCACAATCAGTTTGGGTTTATTCGTGGGCGGCTTATTCACGACTGCATCATGCTAGGTTCGGAAGGAGTTAATTGCATGAATAGAACCTGCAAGGGAATGAATATGGCTTGTAAAGTGGATATTAAGAAAGCCTATGATACCATGAGTTGGAATTTCATCATGTGCGCTATGCAGGCGATGGGGTATGATCAAACCTTTCTAGGGTGGATTGCCACTATTTTTTCTTCAGCTCGACTTTCGATCCTTTACAATGGGAAACTCTGCGGGTACTTTCCATGCTCGCGGGGTGTGAGGCAAGGGGATCCTCTCTCGCCTATTATTTTTGGCATCGCGGAGGACGTGCTTAGTAGACTCTTTTTGAAAGCGGTTGCTGCGGGGCAAATTGAGCCAATGAGGATGTGCAGGGGTCATTTGTTTCCCACCCACCTCCTTTACGCTGATGACATTCTGATTTTTTGTAAAGCGACGATGAAGAATGCAAGAGCTATTCGCGACATCCTCCAATTTTATGGTTCGCTTTCGGGTCAAATCTGCAGTAAAGAAAAATCGAGGCTTTTCTTTGCTAAAGGTGTGTCGCCCTATTACAAACGCCAAATTTCTCGGGTTCTGGGGTTCCCCTGCGGAAGTTTACCTATGATATATCTGGGCGCGCCACTTTTTGTTGGTCGTCCCAAAGCCTCCCACCTTGCCGCTATAAAAGATAGAATCATTTGCAAGTTTTCTCGCTGGAATGGGCTGCACCTTTCGATGGCTGGACGTCTCTGCTTAGTAAAATCTGTTGTTCAAAGCTCAATCGTCCACACCATGATGATTTATAAATGGCCACGATCGCTCATCCAAGAGATTGACGCTGCCTGCAGAAACTTCATCTGGTCGGGCGACATAAGAAAACGTCCTAAGCACGCTGTCAGCTGGGACAGGGTTTGTGGCATTAAGGAAGAAGGAGGTCTGGGCGTGAGATCGTTTATTATGATGAATGAGGCTTTTTTGATGAAACTTGCTTGGAAAGTTATTCTTGGATCTCAGTTCGGTTTTAATATCATGAAGAGTAGATATCTTAACTCTCTCGGTCGCCCCCGCAATATGGCGCTTGCTTCTTCAGTTTGGGGAGGTGTTAAACAACTTATCCCAGAGCTCATCAATGATTCCTACTGTCTTCTTGGAAGGGGTCAGTCGGTTTACTTCTGGCATGATGATTGGCTCGGCTACGCCATAGCAGATAAAGTCAACATCCCTAGTTTTATGAGGCATCGACTGCAACAAACGGTGTCGGATTATCTTTATGATGGGGTCTGGCACTTTGATCAGGAGTTTGTAGATGAGTTTCCTGACATCGTCTATGACATTCTGCTCTTGCCGATTGGAAACGAGGAGGATGTCCGCTTATGGAAGCCTTCGATTCATGGGGAGGTCACCTCGGCTCTTGCCTTTGCTtcacgttgtaatcgttttccGCGTGTGTCGTGGGGCACCTGGATTTGGGAAAGGTTTATTCCCGTTCGCCGTTCAATCACCTGTTGGCGTGTTATTCTTAACCGCCTACCCATTCTTGATAAGATGATTAAGCAGGGAGTTATCATGCCTAACTACTGCTCGTTTTGCTTTGGAGATGCTGAAAATCTGGACCACATTCATTGGGATTGCTCAAAAGTTCGACCAATTTGGCGCGATTTGCTTAGCTGGTTTGGTTTGGAGGAAGGCTTGGCTAGTCACGGTATTCACGAGTTGCTTGTGTTTGCATGGACGGTGCAGCTGAGCTCGCAAATTAAAAAGTTCTGGAAGTTGGGAGTTATTTCCTTAATCTGGGCTCTTTGGACTGCAAGAAATAAGTGTCATTTTGACGACAAAGTTTTTGTTCATCAAGAAATCCTGGTTTTTATTAAAGCGGCTTTTATTGAAGTTGATAATTCTTTTCCGAAAATGGGGCACATGGATAATAAATGGAAGGATTATCTTGTTATTCGGAAGATGGGTGTTCGGCCGAGAATGCGCTCACCGCCGGAGATGACTTCGGTTTATTGGTCACCGCCTGCTCACTTATGGCTGAAAGTGAACACCGATGGTTCGGCGATGGGAGCCCCGGGCCGCATTTGTGCTGGTGGTGTGTTTCGAGATTGGCGGGGTTTCGTAAGAGGGTGTTTTCATGTTGAGGGAGGCTTGGGTTTCGCTTTTGAAGCAGAGCTGCTTGGGGTGATTTCGGCGATCCAGCTAGCCCACCATTGTGGTTGGAACAAGCTTTGGTTGGAAGCTGATTCCTC AGAAGGCAACGTACCGGCGGATATCATGGCTAGTCCTCATACTCCGGAGGGATGGTGGCCGTTTGGGGTGGACTGGATTCGGGACGCTGTG GTGGTGGGCGCTCCTGGGCTTGGGGCTTTTACTTTGTTTGGGGAAGCTTCAGGTTACGGCAGAGGACAGGAACTGTTGTCCTCATCTGAAGCGAGAGAAGACGATCAGCTCACGTCGGGTGGAGCGTCGGTTTGGGAGTGA